In Candidatus Woesearchaeota archaeon, the following proteins share a genomic window:
- a CDS encoding type II toxin-antitoxin system PemK/MazF family toxin: MAKFIKGDIVIIPFPFSDLTQNKRRPALVISVLNGDDIILCQITSQNVKDNYAISIKDRDFKSGELRQASNIRPNRIFTADKHIILYKAASLKDKKFNEVLNRIVEIIRTRYQRKAVKQRTFHCII, encoded by the coding sequence ATGGCAAAATTTATAAAAGGGGATATCGTAATAATTCCCTTCCCGTTTTCCGATCTGACCCAGAATAAAAGGCGGCCTGCACTAGTTATCTCGGTATTAAACGGGGATGATATTATTCTCTGTCAGATAACCAGCCAGAATGTTAAAGATAATTATGCCATCTCTATTAAAGATAGAGATTTTAAATCAGGAGAATTAAGACAAGCAAGCAATATCAGGCCAAACCGTATATTTACCGCAGATAAACATATTATTCTTTATAAAGCCGCCAGTCTAAAAGATAAAAAATTCAATGAAGTTCTTAATAGAATAGTTGAAATTATAAGAACTAGATATCAGAGAAAAGCAGTCAAGCAGAGAACCTTCCACTGTATCATTTAG
- a CDS encoding DUF2281 domain-containing protein — translation MSKKDILLKEIEQVPEPYIDEVLDFIRFLKTKNTKEKIHITIASETSLAKDWLKPEEDEAWQNL, via the coding sequence ATGAGTAAAAAAGATATACTTTTAAAAGAAATCGAACAAGTCCCTGAACCATACATTGATGAGGTTTTAGACTTTATTAGATTTTTAAAGACAAAAAATACAAAAGAAAAAATACATATAACAATTGCAAGTGAAACCTCCCTTGCAAAAGATTGGCTAAAGCCAGAAGAAGATGAAGCATGGCAAAATTTATAA